From the Geotrypetes seraphini chromosome 8, aGeoSer1.1, whole genome shotgun sequence genome, the window GGTAAAGCTtgggtgcgaaacggagatcttccgtagaagaaaaatggaggaaaagaaaataaattaaaaaagtgaGGATAAAATATCGAGGAGAAATAACGGCAGACGAATGAGAAAAgaataaagagaaagaaaaaaacacaacaaaaaaagctaagtaaatttacactaaaaaattttttatattcatATATTTATAAGTTATTTATGGGAAATATTAAATATAAGGCATTAGATGAATAAGATGCACATAATGCAGACATAAatattaatatataaaaaagggggatcaatgatagctcacggtatcggccattgattttgaaaattatgtcaatactatggctgtgagcacttgagatcctggGTAAATCCTTAAGAACTGTCTTACAAGAGTGCATTGAAGATTTGCGTGACAGCGCATGAGATTAAGTGGATAGTGAGTTTCACAGTAGTTATTTGAGTGGAGAATAAATATTAGTTCACCAATTcttttgtttatgttgcaattaCAATTAAGAATAATTCACCTGTTTAATTAAGGACTAAAGCTAATTATTGGAGGTCCTTTTTAAGAGTAAGAACCCTTTTGTATGAAGCCTATAAGACTTTGTATCTTCGCACAGACTATATTATAAAAGGGGGAAGCAGATTTCTGAACCTATGTAAAAGTCAATCAAGAAATAGaacaatatttaaatatttgaatcATTAACCGGATacattctcctttttctcttcctaGAGGTCAAATTCATGTCTCATTAATGAAGTTATGTCCAAATGGTGAGATGCATAATTTAATTTGGAAGCTACAATGTCAGAGATTATAAGTTTCCTAGATGAGGCTATTGAACATTTAACATTTATGAATCTGCTCCATATGTGTGTAATGTTTGCTACTTGAACTTCAATAACATCTAGTGCAGCCTTTGTTAAGTTTGCTTTTGTATAGCTATTGAACATTTAATAATATGAAGtgaaaaatgtaaaatttgaattgtataAAGGAAGTGAAATACCCTATCCTGGAAGGAATGTTGTAGGTTGTGAGTGTATGAAGCTTAACAAAGTATAAGCAAtcatgattttaatttttttaatttcggTATTTTTTTTCACATATGCAGTAAGCCTGGCAGGCTGAAACACCGATAAGCAAGTGGAGGATGGGTTATCCCTGAAGGAAGTGTATGGAAATATTCATAGTAATTGTGTACAATGATGTTTGCTAGACAAGACTTGCAGGCCTCATTCTTTTTGAACTGTCCTATTTTCCTTGTGCCTATTTTTGTtcagatttttttgtttgtttgtttcttttgtttttttccaccaAAGTGCTTAATATCCTCACTGTGGTCACCGAGTGTGATCCCCTGGGTATGGGGTTAATCAGAGGAGGGAACGGCCTCAATAAAGACTaaagcccagattcactaaaaatagcgattcaatcgctgttggccgattctctggccgattttgaaacagcgattgacTCACTTTCTTGTTTGCCTGCAAATGTAGCCAGGCCAAATAGGGCCAAATGTAAAATTTAATGAGGAGGCATACATATAAGTGGGCTTTTCAGCTCCCATCTGTAAAACCTATTTATGTGTATGCCTCCTGGGGcagaggggaggaaaaaagagGTGTTGACTCAGTTAAGTGCGGGGCCCTGTGGAGCTTTTCTTGTCACCCCTACTTAAGGCCAGCCCTGCTTAGGAAAGAACAGTTGCAAAGCATTATATTTTGTTTCCTTCCAAATCTAAAGCCTATAATAATGACCCAAAATCTACAAAGAACAAGTATATAAGAATTTGTGATATTTAAGGAGGATTGTATATATATGTTATGTTTTTGCAGCTGGAATGGAAAATGTGTGTATTTGTTTGTTTAGGCACATTAAGCTTCTCAGAATTAAACTATTAAACTGTGGGTGTAGGTGTGTGCTGCTCTAAGGGAGAAAATGTGCTTCTATGAATCTGCGGACTCCAAGGAGAAGGGGTGGCTATGTCTATGGTTTTGCAAGGAAGGATCCCTTACTCTCAAATACTGATGTTGCCAACTGACTTTCACCCTCTGCACTTTATACCCACCCAGCTTCTGGCTAATTTTCAGGAACCGAAAGAGTGGAGGGGCAATGGTGTTTACAGTCTCTTCTAACCTTTGTCCTCTGATATTGTCCTGTCTGATAAATCCTGTAATTGACATTAGTGCTCTTAGAGTCCCAAGCACAAGGAAATCAAGTGACGAGGTGCTCGTGTACCCGCCCATACTTCATGCCAGCTTGATTCACCCAGGAGCAGAGAAATCATTGATTCTTAATCATACTCCACACACTAAAACACAGTTCTTAGTCACTGACACAGCTGACACTACaaatagtttagaagtgatactGGCAGCACCACAGTTTCTACAGGAAGCAGCCCTgaaagaaacttataaaatcagtGTCTTAGAAGAGAAGCTAAATTGTTTAAAGATCCTGCTAGAATTCTGTCCGGTTTGAGAATATCCAGGCTACATTGAAAAGATGACAACCAGCAGAGTCTCCAAGAAAAACAAACGGTCATATTCCTTAAGGATCCCCAAATCACCTGGACTTCTTGGTACATCAACAGGCTTCTATGACCGCCTGGAGGACTTTGACTATCCAGAGGAATGCTTAGGATGGAACTCCCAATTATTCTTAGGTGGAAATGCCAGCAAAAGCTTTATCTTCAACCGAGAGCTGGATGACTCCCAAGGAAAGAGCCCCCTGATTGTTGAGAAACACAAAGACCACAGGAAGAGATCTAGGAGCCTACGGATCCTGAAAGCAaggtcccctcccccttccctgatgGAGGTGGATTCAACTCTTTCTCCACAAAAAGTGATGAAAGAACAGGGGCAACAGATAGTGGCTCACCCCACACTATTCAGTGACCTAGAGGAAGGTCAATTATTCATTGAAGGGACCTTCCTGGAAGGACTACTAAATGAGAAAGAGAAGCAAAAGAATAAGAAAATGAAGCATTATAAAAAGGTACAGTACAGAAAATCCATGGCTTATTTCTAAGATACGgtaagcagcataacatctgtttttcTCTGTGAGATCttctggtacttgtgacctgggctggTCACTGTTGGACAGAGGATACTGTGtaagatggacctttggtctgtcccagtatggcaccaCTTACGTAATATGTATCTCTGTTGTCACATTCAGTACTATTATTATGCACTGCTGAATTGACCAGGCTTTCAACCTACTGTACTAAGTATGGATTTAAACAGAGAGCAAAGCTAGATGCATTATACAGCAGGGCTCTCTTCCTGGTTACAATATTTAATAATGAAGCAAAGGTTTTCTTAGTTTGGTGAAGGCCTTTATACTGGAGGAATTTCAGGAGGTTCTAatctaagccttaagtttatataccaggtcatcttttaaaaataaaagcttgACTCTGCTTACATAAGATACTTAATGAAATGGAAAAATCAGACATAatttacaaaaataataaagacatTATAACAAAATCCAAATCTCAataaaaataactgaaaaaacGTGTTTATAAAGATTTTCTGAAAGTTGGAAAAGATGAAAGAATTCTAATCCcaacaggaagttcattccaaatagATATGAAAATATATACAAAGGATCAAGAAATATAACCCAGGGATTTTATTCTTTTAAGTGATAGCAAAGATAATTTATACATCTGAGAAGTTCTAGACTATATAGATTGTAATGAATTCAAAGAAATTGAGACTAAAGGCCCAAAAATTccatgtaagattttaaaagttatgcTCGCACATGTAAACTGAGTTCTGTCCTGGGTTGAAATGTTGCTGAGAAATTGTACCTAATCTTTATATACATCTTCCTATAATCTTCCAAGCTTGGTTTTTTTACAGTtcacagtagtgctgcctgattcaccgaGTGCTGGTCAGTTTTGATGCAGAAAAGGCGTTCGATAGGGTACGGTGGTGATTTTCTTTATGCTATATTAATGGCCTATGGTTTTGATGGATTTTTTGTATCGGCATTACGGGCGTTGTATGCCCTGCCTCAAGCAAAGTTGGTGTTGAAAGATTTTGAAATGGTACGGTTCCCGATTTCTAGTGGGATGTGGCAGGGTTGTCCCTTATCCCCATTGTTATTTGTACTTACATTGGACCCCCTTATTCGGGACATTTATGCCATGCCAGCTATCCAGGGGATAACCATTGGCGCTACTACTTTTAAGTTATCGGCCTTCACGGATGATATCTTAGTGCACCTCACAGATTCTTTGTCCTCCTTAATAGCTTTATTGGATTTGattaaagaatatggagactatgCGGGTTTTTGCCTAAATTTGGAGAAATCGGAGGTGTTGGAGTCTTCAGTGGAGGTTCAGGCCCTATGGGGAAATCGGTTTCTGTTAACCTGGGTACCAGGACAGTTTGTGTATTTGGAAACTCTGATGTCCATGAAGGTTCCCCTTTTATATCGCCTTAATGTGGATAAACTTCAGCAGCAGGCAGAATTATTGCTGGACACTTGGCGGGCTTTACCCCTTTCTTTGATGGGTCACATTTGCCTGGTTAAGATGTTTATTtttcccaaatggctgtatgTGTTACAGACTCTACTGTTATGTTTGACGAAGAAAGATttgcacattttttataaagggttACTCGTTTCTGTTGGGCGGCCAAGAAACCAAAATTGCAGCTGTCTCAGTTACTGTGGaattggcatggggggggggctaGGTTTACTGGACGTTCGGGTTTATAATTATGCGTTTCTGCTTCGCCACCTGGGGGATTTGGGTGAATTTGACTAGTAGTTACACCCCTGTTATGATGGAACAAGAGTTTTTTGCTCTCTTTGATGTGTTCGCTTTACTCTATAATTCCCGGAAGGACTTGCCATCTTGTCTTAGATCCAGTGTGCTGTTTTGTACCTTACAAGCTGCCTGGTGTTGGCTTGTGCAAGCCATGGGGGGGATCCAACGGTCACGGACCTTTTGCCATTgaggggtaatccagcctttcCACTGGGTAGGGAGTCACGGGAGTATTTGtcctggggagagagagagagcggttTCCCAGTTAGAACACCTCTTGGGGGCTGATGGGGAGATGTTGGCCCATGCAGATTTGCAAGCTATTGTGGGAGATACTTGGGGAGCGCAGTTTGCGTGTCATCAAGTGGAGCATTATGTGCGATCCCTCGACAGAGCACAATTGAGCAAGCATTTTGGGGCCCAGCTTGGTTGCGAGAAATGTATTACAGGGTGGCACTACGCAGTTTTTATACTCGTACACAGTTATACTATAGTGGAGGTCTGCCCACCCCattgtgtcataaatgtgggacggGGGGGACACACTTTGGGGCATGCCTTTTGGTCTTGCCCCACAATCTGGAGGCATATAATTGCTTACATGTCAGGGTTGATTGGAAGAGCCTTGCGCAGTACCCTGGCCCACTTCGtattggatttgccagaggcttatGGGCCATTTGCCTAGGGGAAATAGGGCTCTCTGCAGGAAGATGAGCTtgctggccaggaaatgtattcttcaatacTGGACGGTCCCGGACCCTCCAGCGTTTTGTCATTGGAGGAACcaattgcatcagttggccaCCTGGGAGGCGAGGGATGCGGGAGGGTCTCGGAAGCACAAGATGGTGTTCTTGAATGTCTGGAAGCCATATTTGTACTTCTTACATCCAAAGGGACGAATTGAGGTTTTACGATGGGTGTCTTAAACTGGGCGCTCAGCTTGCGGGGGTGAGAGAGCACTGGTGAGCTATGGTGGAGCAGGGTGGAGAGTAccaagggggggttggggggcatTGGAGAGGGGAGGAGGATGTTTCATATGGTTCTGGAACATATTCACAGGTATATTCTGTGGGGATGAGTGGAGGGAGGAAGGTGGAGTGGCTTCttcggggctcatcagagtccaggacCTCGGGGAACCCTTCTGTCGACTTTGGCCTCACTTGCCCTGAGTGGGTTTGAGGGGGGCTTTGTTGCTATTACACTTTCCTGTTACTGTTTGATACAGTGTTGAATAGGATGCATCATTGTCTGTGATGTGCACCTTATGTGTTCCAGTGTTTTGCTTACTTTGTTGTTTgcatcaaaaaaaaataaatgtttgaaTCTAATAGGGACAAAGGGAGCTTAGCGTCTTAAATAAATAGTCATGATATATTGGGGATTATATTACTAAAGCATTCATtaattttgtatttatattttgttcataTCTATTTCTCATTCATTCTGTAGCTACTTCATATCTATTGAATTATACTATGGGTCAATTTAGCACTTACCAGGGTGTCTGTAAAGTTGCATTCGAAAGAGCAGGTTAGTTTTTCCTGTCTTAATGATTGTCGCAAAAGGTACAAAGTTTAGAAAAGGGTTCTTCATTGAAGTATTacattttatttataatattcaaaTTCAAATGGATAGGCTTTAATTATATTATGAATTATTTAGAATATTAAGATAATCTAGGGAGAAATTCATGGGAAAGGAATTATTCATTCTTGAAGTTAATGTTACAGAGACGTTGCATTATTTTTTGATCATAGAAGGCTTTATTGTCAGCTCCACTTATAAATCTTAGATATTATTACCCCTTAAAAGGAGGAAATAGAGCTTAACTTTTTCAAGGCAATGTCATCATTTTAGTGATAAAATACTGAAATAagacatttaataaataaattgattaaATTATAAATTATAGTAAAGGATCTGAGGTTTTATCTGGGAATGGGGTTCTGAATAGACGGACTCTCTTAATGGATTAGTTTAATATGTATTATATGAGTTATGTTTCAGGAATggcatgggagggggagggttgggtTGCGGGTCTATTAATTCGAACCAAGTTCATCATGTTAATACGATTtaggggggttgggagggttttGGAGGGCAGGGATCCTGGATGTGCAGGGATATTATAATGGTTATTCTGAACAGGGTAAACTGAGGTATTCAAGAGTATGTTGCACAGTCTTTCTTTATTATCaaaatgccttttaaaatttttccttaaatgttaatggtctcaaccatcctgttcaaaggaaaaaaatattgaatTTTCTTAAAAAATCAAGAGGCAGATGTTTGCCATATCCAAGAAGTACACTTATCTAACGAGGCTGTGAAACTGTCCAGAGACTGGGTTAAACACTGCTTTTATGCACCTGCAGTTGGGAAAAAGGCAGGTGTAGCTATTTTAGTCAATAGATTATATTCTGCTGTATTTGGTGCAATGCAAGCTGACCCTTTAGATAGATGGATTCATGTTGAAATAACCTTAGGAAAAGATACCTTGACATTATTAAATGTGTATGCCCTTAATTCAAATCAGGCtgattttttttacaaagctccAATAGTTGATTCTGTCATTGGCTACAAATAAATTAATTGTAGCTGGTGATtttaatgctgtcatggatccaataCTGGACAAACAGCCTAGTAAGCAAATAAAGTTGCTAGGTCTGGATAATATGGTACAATTGTGGGGATTAAGAGATATATGGAGGCTTTTACATTATAATGcttgggaattttctttttgttcttaagtgcataaatctttttcaagaattgattatatttttgtttcagatactTTAATTCAGCAAGTTACAAAGGCCAACATAAACCCAATTCTTTTGATGGATCATGCTGGTATTTGGATTGAATATCAATTTACTGACACAAAATGTACCTGACCTGTCTGGAGAttcgataatgcattgcttgcagattcagaCTTTCTTGAGGAAATGCAAATAAAAATGAAGGAGTATTTTCAATACCTTGGAGGAAATCTCATTGGaaaccttatgggatgctttcaaagctacaaccagagggcaaataatttcttattcggcacATGTTAGAAAACAGTTAAAATTGGAATATGCTAATCTGGAAAAGATTATTTTAAACTTAGAATCGCAATTGACATCAAAATGGGTATGTAGTACTTTGAAAgcttttgaaagctaaatataaatataatgagatttcctcacaattggctaggagaGATCTGTTTTCGtagcaggctctgtattatggaaactctaataaggtgggaagattacCTCAaagccaaaaaaaagaaaagtaaaaattgtggccaTTAAAGATGAGAATGACCAATCTCATACTCAgattggaaatatttttaaacagtttttgaaatattataagactttgtattcttccgagctttATTCAAGTTAAGAAAAAGATGGGTTAGATTTCAAGGGCTTCTCTGAACATTTCTGTCTGGGAAGGGGAGTTaggcaaggatgtcccttatctccctTGCTTTtcgatattgttctggaacccttgctgCTGGCTATACAGCAGACAAGGGAGATTCAGGGGATTttttatgcaggtcgggaatataagatctctgcttttgcggatgatattttgcttcatttgaggaatcctgaatctaccattccacatttactggaattgattgataagtttggtaaattttctggatacaaaattaattggagcaaatcagaggttcttctgtTAAACGTGCATAGTGCAAaatgattatttgattcattccctttcctttggaaggaagagggtataaaatattcatgcattatgattcagaaaacattggaagatacaatgacagtaaatgaaaaatccttattgctgaaagtcaaagaaatgtgtgagcactggaacccattacat encodes:
- the LOC117364753 gene encoding uncharacterized protein LOC117364753; amino-acid sequence: MTTSRVSKKNKRSYSLRIPKSPGLLGTSTGFYDRLEDFDYPEECLGWNSQLFLGGNASKSFIFNRELDDSQGKSPLIVEKHKDHRKRSRSLRILKARSPPPSLMEVDSTLSPQKVMKEQGQQIVAHPTLFSDLEEGQLFIEGTFLEGLLNEKEKQKNKKMKHYKKTIDRIFRRGWENFVANLYTVSVARSSPSPTSPSLVKVY